In the genome of Photobacterium sp. TY1-4, one region contains:
- a CDS encoding glycosyltransferase family 4 protein produces the protein MKVMLFLDSSGFGGIESHVLQLAMMLHQRQVAVEVMFFRHYPRHPLYARLAQAGICYRFARGSLRVVRRMLSELAAMDTLHAHGYKASVLARLFKPLCAARVVTTFHAGETGDRKVRCYEWLNRLTAPLSDNLAVSESIRTRVGRDCKVVRNFIDTRQVLPCTERTGGQSPLRFAFVGRLSHEKGLDRYLACARLFPEHQWHVFGDGPQAELLNEAQNCMVHGAVASMETYWSGIDVLVMPSRQEGLPMAAIEAMAHGTLVIATQVGQLSELVDHRFLVPEPDWQQIPALIDVIAGWEPGLWQDFQRRAQRRVETQFSASALWREYQAIYRYCPAQQSAETATAAQTTTVE, from the coding sequence AATTGGCCATGATGCTGCACCAGCGGCAGGTTGCGGTTGAAGTGATGTTCTTCCGCCACTATCCCCGCCATCCGCTGTATGCCCGCTTGGCTCAGGCCGGAATTTGCTATCGTTTTGCCCGGGGATCACTGCGGGTTGTTCGTCGGATGCTGTCTGAGTTGGCGGCGATGGATACCCTGCATGCACATGGTTATAAAGCCAGTGTGCTGGCCCGGCTGTTCAAGCCGCTGTGTGCTGCTCGGGTGGTGACGACCTTTCATGCCGGGGAAACCGGCGATCGTAAAGTCCGTTGTTATGAATGGCTCAATCGCCTCACCGCGCCGCTGTCGGATAACCTGGCGGTGAGCGAGTCGATCCGGACGCGGGTGGGCCGGGATTGCAAGGTGGTCCGTAACTTTATCGATACCCGGCAGGTGCTTCCGTGCACCGAGCGCACCGGCGGTCAGTCCCCGTTACGATTTGCATTTGTCGGCCGCCTGAGCCATGAAAAAGGGCTGGACCGCTATCTGGCCTGTGCCCGGCTGTTTCCGGAGCATCAATGGCATGTGTTTGGCGATGGGCCACAAGCTGAACTGCTGAACGAGGCACAGAATTGTATGGTTCACGGCGCTGTGGCTTCCATGGAAACGTACTGGTCGGGTATTGATGTGCTGGTCATGCCGTCCCGCCAGGAAGGGTTGCCGATGGCGGCGATTGAAGCAATGGCCCATGGCACCTTGGTGATCGCGACGCAGGTGGGGCAACTCAGTGAGCTGGTCGATCACCGCTTTCTGGTGCCAGAGCCCGATTGGCAGCAGATCCCGGCGCTGATTGATGTGATCGCCGGTTGGGAGCCCGGTTTGTGGCAGGATTTTCAACGCCGGGCGCAACGTCGGGTGGAGACTCAGTTCAGTGCCAGTGCGCTGTGGCGGGAGTATCAGGCGATTTACCGTTACTGCCCGGCGCAGCAGTCTGCTGAAACAGCCACTGCGGCTCAAACGACGACCGTTGAATGA